From Paenibacillus sp. GP183, one genomic window encodes:
- a CDS encoding DUF350 domain-containing protein, with protein sequence MIALNIIISLLVVILLQFAGMYVFSLMTPYKDMEEINRGNLAVGLTMGGKFLATAIILAIAAYTNSSIWHMGLWFLVGYACLLATYWVFDWLTPGFSLSKQLQEGNVAVGTLLACVYVGIALAIGSLII encoded by the coding sequence GTGATCGCTTTGAATATCATCATCAGCTTATTGGTGGTTATTTTGCTTCAATTTGCGGGGATGTATGTATTTAGCCTGATGACGCCGTACAAGGATATGGAAGAGATTAATAGAGGCAACCTGGCGGTAGGGTTAACCATGGGTGGTAAATTCCTGGCGACTGCCATTATTCTGGCCATTGCCGCTTACACGAATTCTTCCATATGGCATATGGGCCTATGGTTCTTAGTCGGTTATGCTTGTCTTCTCGCAACTTACTGGGTTTTCGATTGGTTAACGCCCGGCTTCAGCTTATCCAAACAGCTGCAGGAAGGCAATGTGGCTGTAGGAACCTTGTTGGCATGTGTTTATGTCGGGATTGCTCTGGCTATCGGAAGCTTGATCATTTAA
- a CDS encoding glutathionylspermidine synthase family protein — protein MVFEILGLPAENRAARVKQLADLGFIWADLGDEAYWLDQLVGIEESVYQQLLVAGNHLWSIFDKTARFVIGRTDLYEALSIPEVLWEGLNRLAPNAPGRISRYARFDFALSEAGQIKLLELNADTPTGYVEASIATPWMCEQEGLFSPNVLMPELLRRAWNEEAPEYAACIAYGEHAEDTGTIDALVRHSGRSITCIDCLQIWIDEGMVKDMNNNVIRSMFALYPKEWMGIDDGGEALAFAVEEGNLKLFNSLHAIILQSKGLQAVIWGLHELEAGFFTELEHKMIEAYMLPTYNMPVLEGDYVSKSMFGREGGSVQMFNQSGELEEKDAAGFDTSLYFSRVYQQRADLPKLQLGGQELHLLTGLFVIDGVPCGLLGRAGGLITGNSSHFVAIGVRRK, from the coding sequence ATGGTGTTTGAAATACTTGGCCTTCCTGCAGAAAATCGCGCAGCCAGAGTGAAGCAGCTGGCTGATCTTGGTTTTATCTGGGCTGATTTAGGTGATGAAGCTTATTGGCTGGATCAATTAGTGGGTATTGAAGAATCTGTTTATCAGCAGCTTTTGGTCGCTGGCAATCATTTATGGAGCATTTTTGATAAAACGGCTCGGTTTGTCATAGGTCGGACAGATCTTTATGAGGCATTGTCGATTCCAGAGGTGTTATGGGAAGGTTTGAACCGTCTGGCCCCTAATGCACCAGGACGGATAAGTCGGTATGCCAGGTTTGATTTTGCTTTGTCGGAAGCCGGACAAATTAAACTGCTTGAGCTGAATGCCGATACGCCAACCGGATATGTGGAAGCTTCGATAGCAACACCCTGGATGTGCGAGCAGGAAGGGCTCTTTTCGCCAAATGTATTAATGCCTGAATTGCTTCGTCGCGCCTGGAACGAGGAGGCGCCTGAGTATGCGGCCTGTATCGCCTATGGGGAACATGCTGAAGATACTGGAACTATCGATGCTTTGGTTCGACACAGCGGGAGGAGCATCACATGCATCGATTGTCTCCAGATATGGATCGATGAAGGCATGGTCAAAGATATGAATAACAATGTGATTCGCAGCATGTTTGCCCTTTATCCGAAGGAATGGATGGGTATAGATGACGGCGGTGAAGCACTTGCTTTTGCGGTGGAAGAGGGAAACCTGAAGCTGTTTAATTCATTGCATGCGATAATTCTTCAATCCAAAGGCCTGCAAGCGGTCATATGGGGACTTCATGAATTAGAAGCAGGCTTCTTCACAGAGCTCGAGCACAAAATGATAGAAGCCTACATGCTTCCGACCTATAATATGCCGGTACTTGAAGGTGATTATGTGTCCAAATCCATGTTTGGCCGTGAGGGCGGTTCCGTTCAGATGTTCAATCAGAGCGGGGAACTGGAAGAAAAAGATGCTGCAGGCTTTGACACGAGCCTTTATTTTAGCAGAGTCTATCAACAGCGCGCAGATTTGCCAAAGCTTCAATTGGGCGGACAGGAGCTGCACTTGTTAACGGGACTATTTGTCATCGATGGAGTGCCGTGCGGGTTACTGGGACGTGCCGGCGGATTGATAACCGGCAATTCGAGCCATTTCGTGGCTATAGGAGTGAGACGAAAGTGA
- a CDS encoding C40 family peptidase → MRLFSKQTAVISIIVVMAITTACANIYQAKKSAQPPENNQQKGIQTQSINDAVIAVKTIGTHTYIPVNDLAKVLQYQTNWSSPRKNLQLGDTDANYEIQINTTRALKSGEAIQVNQPFLLQGDSAYLPVSALGDLFQEDMSYDIRDGQLLIHPSLKGISSMSMQEVDSSHTSGQSELNFADDPTDPNKASLQTSSRMNQRKMDYSISVLKQIDLNAVIQTAEKYLGVPYQFGAGPFPQTGSFDCSAFTQYVFGKNGVKLPRLSRQQAETGTLISRNNLRIGDLLFFSVPGRFKTNQTVGHVGIYKGNMQMIHASSKPENGVQISNIDSAYWKGTFLRARRVAV, encoded by the coding sequence ATGCGGCTATTCTCTAAACAGACGGCTGTGATATCAATTATAGTAGTCATGGCAATTACAACGGCTTGCGCGAATATTTATCAAGCAAAAAAAAGCGCCCAACCGCCAGAAAATAATCAGCAAAAGGGTATACAAACACAAAGTATTAACGATGCTGTAATTGCCGTGAAAACAATTGGAACCCATACTTATATACCAGTAAACGATCTGGCTAAAGTGCTGCAATATCAAACGAATTGGTCGAGTCCCCGGAAAAATCTTCAGCTTGGAGATACCGACGCCAATTATGAAATACAAATAAATACAACCCGTGCTCTAAAGAGCGGGGAAGCCATTCAAGTGAATCAACCCTTTCTCTTGCAAGGTGATTCAGCTTATTTACCGGTCTCGGCACTCGGCGATTTATTTCAAGAGGATATGTCCTATGACATCCGAGATGGGCAGCTGCTTATTCATCCTTCTTTGAAGGGTATCTCCAGTATGTCTATGCAAGAAGTCGACTCCAGCCATACCTCCGGTCAATCCGAATTAAATTTCGCCGATGACCCGACAGATCCAAACAAAGCCAGTCTCCAAACAAGCTCGCGGATGAATCAAAGGAAAATGGACTATTCGATTTCTGTATTGAAACAAATCGATCTTAATGCTGTGATTCAGACTGCAGAGAAGTATTTGGGAGTTCCATATCAATTCGGAGCTGGCCCTTTCCCGCAAACAGGAAGTTTTGATTGTTCCGCATTTACGCAATATGTGTTTGGCAAAAATGGGGTCAAGCTGCCGAGGCTCTCTCGTCAGCAAGCTGAAACGGGTACACTGATCAGCAGAAATAACCTGCGCATAGGAGATTTGTTGTTCTTCTCTGTTCCCGGCAGATTTAAAACAAACCAAACTGTAGGTCATGTTGGGATTTATAAGGGAAACATGCAAATGATTCATGCTTCATCCAAACCCGAGAATGGAGTGCAGATATCAAACATCGATAGCGCCTACTGGAAAGGCACATTTCTTCGTGCGAGGCGTGTAGCTGTTTGA
- the sufB gene encoding Fe-S cluster assembly protein SufB, giving the protein MAKQMPDLEDYKYGFRDEHKSIFQSGKGLTREIVAEISSMKGEPEWMLNFRLKSLEQFFSMPMPRWGGNMDDLDFNDIQYYVKPSEKQGKTWEEVPTEIKETFDKLGIPEAEQKFLAGVSAQYESEVVYHSMQKELEDQGVIFTDTDSALREYPELFREHFGTIIPPSDNKFAALNSAVWSGGSFIYVPKGVKCEVPLQAYFRINSENMGQFERTLIITDEESFVHYVEGCTAPIYSTNSLHSAVVEIICKKNSRARYTTIQNWAPNIYNLVTKRAVAEEGATMEWVDGNIGSKLTMKYPAVILKGRGAKGMVLSIAVAGKGQHQDAGAKMTHLAPDTTSTIVSKSISKHGGKVTYRGLASFGRNSQGSKANIKCDTLIMDKESTSDTIPYNEIMNDNITLEHEATVSKVSEDQLFYLMSRGLTDAEATQMIVMGFIEPFTKELPMEYAVEMNRLIKFEMEGSIG; this is encoded by the coding sequence ATGGCTAAACAAATGCCCGATCTTGAGGATTATAAATATGGCTTCCGTGACGAGCACAAATCCATATTCCAATCCGGTAAAGGCTTGACTCGCGAGATTGTTGCCGAGATTTCCAGCATGAAAGGCGAACCCGAATGGATGCTCAACTTCCGTCTGAAATCGCTCGAGCAATTCTTCAGTATGCCGATGCCGCGTTGGGGCGGTAACATGGATGACCTGGATTTCAATGATATCCAGTACTATGTAAAGCCTTCAGAGAAGCAAGGAAAGACGTGGGAGGAAGTTCCTACGGAGATCAAGGAAACGTTCGACAAGCTGGGTATTCCGGAAGCGGAGCAAAAGTTCCTGGCTGGTGTGTCCGCTCAGTATGAGTCTGAGGTTGTTTACCACAGCATGCAAAAAGAGCTGGAGGACCAAGGTGTTATCTTTACAGATACGGACAGCGCTCTTCGTGAATATCCGGAGCTGTTCAGAGAGCATTTCGGAACAATCATACCTCCGAGCGACAACAAGTTTGCCGCACTGAACAGTGCAGTATGGTCCGGAGGCAGCTTCATTTATGTGCCGAAGGGCGTTAAATGCGAAGTGCCGCTGCAAGCCTACTTCCGGATCAACTCGGAGAACATGGGCCAATTCGAGCGCACGCTTATCATCACCGATGAAGAGAGCTTTGTGCACTATGTTGAGGGCTGTACAGCTCCAATCTACAGCACCAACTCTTTGCACAGTGCAGTCGTAGAAATCATCTGCAAAAAGAACTCCCGTGCCCGTTACACGACTATTCAAAACTGGGCGCCTAACATTTATAACCTTGTTACCAAACGTGCCGTTGCCGAAGAAGGAGCAACCATGGAGTGGGTAGATGGAAACATCGGTTCCAAGCTCACCATGAAGTATCCAGCTGTTATCTTAAAAGGCCGCGGTGCCAAAGGTATGGTGCTTTCCATTGCAGTAGCAGGCAAAGGCCAGCATCAAGATGCTGGAGCCAAAATGACACACCTTGCGCCTGATACTACATCGACCATTGTCTCCAAGTCGATTTCCAAGCACGGAGGTAAAGTAACCTATCGGGGACTAGCTTCCTTCGGGCGGAATTCCCAAGGCTCCAAAGCCAATATCAAGTGCGATACGCTTATTATGGATAAGGAGTCGACTTCCGATACGATTCCTTACAACGAAATCATGAACGACAACATAACTTTGGAGCATGAAGCTACCGTATCCAAGGTATCCGAGGATCAATTGTTTTACCTCATGAGCCGTGGATTAACCGATGCTGAAGCTACTCAAATGATCGTTATGGGCTTCATCGAGCCGTTCACGAAAGAACTCCCCATGGAGTACGCTGTGGAGATGAACCGTCTGATCAAGTTTGAGATGGAAGGAAGCATAGGGTAA